One stretch of Saccharopolyspora erythraea DNA includes these proteins:
- a CDS encoding Glu/Leu/Phe/Val family dehydrogenase, which produces MKVTWTDPVTGKNGFLVVHSLVSGLATGGTRMRAGCTMSEVEDLARGMARKTAVFNLPVGGAKGGIDCDPKDPEARGVLRRFVEAMRPWIDAHWVTAEDLGVPQHLIDDVFAEVGLQQSYHAAIRRAPDVGHTLRRIRAGLNAPVPGGLLLGDVVGGYGVAQSCLGVVQARGWDNSQTTVAVQGVGTMGGGAAWYLHEAGLKVVAVADAVGALYHPDGLDIPALLEMRDRFGEIDRDQVPADVRRLPREAVLTADVDVLIPAAVSYAITPRQVPEISAKVIIEAANTPVTAEAEELLAARGIPVIPDFVANSGAVAWAWWLLLGRVDADPVLSFSVLREEMLAKIPPLLAAWDADGTTPRIAALQLADWQTEQNRVAEAEGRLLVSIP; this is translated from the coding sequence ATGAAGGTGACGTGGACCGACCCGGTGACGGGCAAAAACGGATTCCTGGTCGTGCACAGCCTGGTGTCCGGTCTTGCCACCGGCGGGACCCGGATGCGCGCCGGCTGCACGATGTCGGAGGTCGAGGACCTCGCGCGCGGCATGGCCCGCAAGACGGCGGTGTTCAACCTGCCGGTCGGTGGCGCCAAGGGCGGCATCGACTGCGACCCCAAGGATCCCGAAGCTCGCGGCGTGCTGCGCCGGTTCGTCGAGGCGATGCGGCCGTGGATCGACGCGCACTGGGTCACCGCCGAGGACCTCGGAGTTCCGCAGCACCTCATCGACGACGTCTTCGCCGAGGTGGGGCTGCAGCAGTCCTACCACGCCGCCATCCGCCGGGCCCCCGACGTCGGGCACACCCTGCGCCGGATCCGCGCCGGGCTCAACGCCCCGGTGCCGGGCGGGCTGCTGCTGGGCGACGTCGTCGGCGGGTACGGCGTGGCGCAGAGCTGCCTGGGCGTCGTGCAGGCCCGGGGCTGGGACAACTCCCAGACCACCGTCGCGGTGCAGGGCGTGGGCACGATGGGCGGCGGCGCCGCCTGGTACCTGCACGAGGCGGGCCTGAAGGTCGTCGCGGTCGCCGACGCCGTGGGCGCGCTCTACCACCCGGACGGCCTGGACATCCCGGCGCTGCTGGAGATGCGCGACCGCTTCGGCGAGATCGACCGCGACCAGGTCCCCGCGGACGTGCGGCGGCTGCCCCGCGAGGCGGTCCTGACCGCCGACGTCGACGTGCTGATCCCCGCGGCGGTGTCGTACGCGATCACGCCGCGCCAGGTGCCCGAAATCTCGGCGAAGGTGATCATCGAGGCGGCCAACACGCCGGTGACGGCGGAGGCCGAGGAGCTGCTGGCGGCCCGGGGCATCCCGGTGATCCCGGACTTCGTGGCCAACTCCGGGGCGGTCGCCTGGGCCTGGTGGCTGCTGCTGGGCAGGGTCGACGCCGACCCGGTGCTGTCGTTCAGCGTGCTGCGCGAGGAGATGCTGGCCAAGATCCCGCCGCTGCTGGCGGCCTGGGACGCCGACGGCACCACCCCGCGGATCGCGGCGCTGCAGCTGGCCGACTGGCAGACCGAGCAGAACCGGGTCGCCGAGGCCGAGGGGCGGCTGCTGGTCAGCATCCCCTGA
- a CDS encoding cold-shock protein — protein sequence MATGTVKWFNAEKGFGFITPDGGGADVFAHYSAIDASGFRTLDENQRVEFEIAQGPKGPQAAQIRTI from the coding sequence ATGGCTACCGGTACCGTCAAGTGGTTCAACGCTGAAAAGGGATTCGGCTTCATCACCCCGGACGGGGGAGGCGCCGACGTGTTCGCCCACTACTCGGCGATTGACGCCTCCGGTTTCCGCACGCTGGACGAGAACCAGCGGGTGGAGTTCGAGATCGCCCAGGGCCCGAAGGGGCCGCAGGCCGCGCAGATCCGCACGATCTGA
- a CDS encoding NAD-dependent epimerase/dehydratase family protein, whose amino-acid sequence MSEVPVPLRVFVAGATGVVGRALLPRLRERGHHVTALVRQAGRLEGGDLVDAVAVADMMDPRRLRRVVQESAPDVVVCQVTAFRHPDFDVALHRTSRLRDTGTRNLVSAAVSAGARRIIIQSMAAAYCPHGHDVLDEEAPLWTEAPGRWGEAVRAVAAMEEAVLTCPSIEGVALRYGALYGPRTWYAPGGVIHEKVRGSALPLVDDGVGLTSFTHTEDAAGVVLEMLAGGDPGAYNVVDNEPAESMEWLPAYARIVGGPAPVSLTRDQARTQLDWLTVHQLTEQRGATNFRLRETLGWRPAWPSWREGFASLCGLWPG is encoded by the coding sequence ATGTCCGAGGTTCCTGTGCCCCTGCGTGTGTTCGTGGCCGGTGCCACCGGTGTCGTGGGAAGAGCGCTGCTGCCGCGGTTGCGGGAGCGCGGTCACCACGTGACCGCACTGGTCCGCCAGGCGGGCAGGCTGGAGGGCGGCGACCTGGTCGACGCGGTCGCGGTGGCCGACATGATGGACCCCCGGCGATTGCGGCGGGTGGTGCAGGAATCCGCCCCGGACGTGGTGGTCTGCCAGGTGACGGCGTTCCGCCACCCCGACTTCGACGTGGCGCTGCACCGCACCTCCCGGCTGCGCGACACCGGGACCCGCAACCTCGTCAGCGCGGCCGTTTCCGCGGGTGCGCGGCGCATCATCATCCAGAGCATGGCCGCCGCCTACTGCCCGCACGGCCACGACGTGCTGGACGAGGAGGCTCCGCTGTGGACGGAGGCGCCCGGCCGCTGGGGGGAGGCGGTCCGCGCGGTCGCGGCGATGGAGGAGGCGGTGCTGACCTGCCCGAGCATCGAGGGCGTCGCCCTGCGCTACGGCGCGCTCTACGGTCCCCGCACCTGGTACGCGCCGGGCGGCGTCATCCACGAGAAGGTGCGCGGCAGCGCGTTGCCGCTGGTCGACGACGGTGTGGGACTGACATCGTTCACCCACACCGAGGACGCGGCCGGCGTAGTGCTCGAGATGCTCGCCGGCGGTGATCCCGGTGCCTACAACGTGGTCGACAACGAACCCGCCGAGAGCATGGAGTGGCTTCCCGCCTACGCCCGGATCGTGGGCGGTCCGGCGCCGGTGTCGCTGACCCGGGACCAGGCCCGCACGCAGCTCGACTGGCTCACCGTGCACCAGCTCACCGAGCAGCGCGGCGCGACCAACTTCCGGCTGCGGGAGACGCTGGGGTGGCGTCCGGCGTGGCCGAGCTGGCGGGAGGGATTCGCGTCGTTGTGCGGGTTGTGGCCGGGCTGA
- a CDS encoding FAD-binding oxidoreductase, producing the protein MTTTDTAHPLEAMLSPGSVIVDPDVLEAHRRDRATFCPSGTPSVLVRARSTGDVATTLRWAHENRVRVVPQGARSGLSGAANASDGCVLLSLERMDRILQVDASEQVAVVQPGVVNGVLAAAVAEQGLFYPPDPGSRGISTIGGNVATNAGGMCCVKYGVTGDFVRGLEVVLADGRVMRTGRSTAKGVAGYDLTSLMVGSEGTLGVITEITVALRPASARPLTAVAFFPAIADACRTVAGYLGEGHRPSVLEFMDRPTVDAVSRIADLGFPADMGSMLIVQSDSGESARADLEAFERVARGFGASDVVVADDPAEGEMLMQARRLVGDAHEHLGSQLIDDVCVPRRHLVDLVEGLHRLAEQYRVQVLCAGHAGDGNMHPVVVFDADDADQTVRAEQAFDAIMALGLELGGTITGEHGVGHLKRHWLGRELDPAALWVQRAIKRTLDPRGILNPGRVLPPE; encoded by the coding sequence ATGACCACCACGGACACCGCGCACCCGCTGGAAGCGATGCTGTCCCCGGGCAGCGTGATCGTCGACCCCGACGTGCTGGAGGCCCACCGCCGGGACCGGGCGACGTTCTGCCCGTCCGGGACACCGTCGGTGCTGGTCCGCGCTCGCTCGACCGGCGACGTGGCCACGACGCTGCGGTGGGCGCACGAGAACCGGGTGCGGGTGGTCCCGCAGGGTGCCCGTTCCGGGCTGTCCGGTGCGGCCAACGCCTCCGACGGCTGCGTGCTGCTGTCGCTGGAGAGGATGGACCGCATCCTGCAGGTCGACGCAAGTGAGCAGGTCGCTGTGGTGCAGCCGGGCGTGGTCAACGGCGTGCTGGCCGCTGCGGTGGCCGAGCAGGGGCTGTTCTACCCGCCGGACCCGGGCTCGCGCGGCATCTCCACCATCGGCGGCAACGTGGCCACCAACGCGGGCGGCATGTGCTGCGTCAAGTACGGCGTGACCGGCGACTTCGTGCGCGGTCTCGAGGTGGTGCTCGCCGACGGCCGGGTGATGCGCACCGGGCGCAGCACCGCCAAGGGCGTCGCGGGCTACGACCTGACGAGCCTGATGGTGGGCTCGGAGGGCACGCTCGGGGTCATCACCGAGATCACCGTGGCGCTGAGGCCGGCGTCGGCGCGCCCGCTGACCGCCGTCGCGTTCTTCCCGGCCATCGCCGACGCCTGCCGGACGGTGGCGGGCTACCTCGGCGAGGGCCACCGGCCGTCGGTGCTGGAGTTCATGGACCGGCCCACTGTGGACGCCGTCTCGCGCATCGCCGACCTGGGCTTTCCCGCCGACATGGGGTCGATGCTCATCGTGCAGTCCGACAGCGGCGAGTCGGCCAGGGCCGATCTCGAGGCGTTCGAACGGGTGGCGCGCGGCTTCGGCGCCTCCGACGTCGTGGTCGCCGATGACCCGGCCGAGGGCGAGATGCTGATGCAGGCCAGGCGGCTGGTCGGCGACGCCCACGAGCACCTCGGATCGCAGCTCATCGACGACGTGTGCGTGCCCCGCAGGCACCTGGTCGACCTGGTCGAGGGGCTGCACCGGCTGGCCGAGCAGTACCGGGTGCAGGTCCTGTGCGCGGGTCACGCCGGGGATGGCAACATGCACCCGGTGGTTGTGTTCGACGCCGACGACGCCGACCAGACCGTCCGCGCCGAGCAGGCGTTCGACGCGATCATGGCGCTGGGCCTGGAACTGGGCGGCACCATCACCGGTGAGCACGGCGTCGGCCACCTCAAGCGCCACTGGCTCGGCAGGGAACTGGACCCGGCGGCGCTGTGGGTGCAGCGCGCGATCAAGCGGACGCTGGATCCGCGCGGCATCCTCAACCCCGGCCGGGTCCTGCCCCCGGAGTGA
- a CDS encoding enoyl-CoA hydratase-related protein — protein MTQDPQAADEVLAEVRDDGVLLLTLNRPDRLNAWTRTMQRRYFDLLEEADRDPRVRAVVVTGAGRGFCAGADMAALSELGPEDFDSDERPLSLATRLRKPVIAAINGPVAGVGLVVALFTDVRFAASEAKFTTAFSKRGLIAEYGIAWLLPKLVGVGKALDLLLSARTLLGTEASELGLVDRVVPGDQVLGSALAYARTLATECSPASMAEIKQQVYTGLDSGLETATADAAERMIAAFRRPDVKEGIHSYLERRAPRFPPLDGSPDA, from the coding sequence GTGACGCAAGATCCCCAGGCCGCCGACGAGGTGCTGGCGGAGGTGCGCGACGACGGCGTGCTCCTGCTGACGCTCAACCGGCCCGACCGGCTCAACGCGTGGACCCGGACCATGCAGCGGCGCTACTTCGACCTGCTGGAGGAAGCCGACCGGGACCCGCGGGTCCGCGCCGTCGTCGTGACCGGCGCCGGACGCGGCTTCTGCGCGGGCGCCGACATGGCCGCGCTCTCCGAACTCGGCCCCGAGGACTTCGACTCCGACGAGCGCCCGCTGTCGCTGGCGACCCGCTTGCGCAAGCCGGTCATCGCCGCGATCAACGGCCCCGTCGCGGGTGTCGGCCTGGTGGTCGCGCTGTTCACCGACGTCCGCTTCGCCGCGTCCGAGGCCAAGTTCACCACCGCGTTCAGCAAGCGCGGACTCATCGCCGAGTACGGCATCGCGTGGCTGCTGCCCAAGCTCGTCGGCGTCGGCAAGGCGCTCGACCTGCTGCTGTCGGCGCGGACCCTGCTGGGCACCGAGGCCAGCGAGCTCGGCCTGGTCGATCGCGTCGTGCCGGGCGACCAGGTGCTCGGCAGCGCCCTCGCCTACGCCCGCACCCTGGCCACCGAGTGCTCCCCCGCGTCGATGGCCGAGATCAAGCAGCAGGTCTACACCGGCCTGGACAGCGGCCTGGAGACCGCGACCGCAGACGCCGCCGAACGCATGATCGCGGCGTTCCGCCGTCCGGACGTCAAGGAGGGCATCCACAGCTACCTCGAACGCCGCGCCCCGCGCTTCCCGCCCCTGGACGGATCACCGGACGCGTAG
- a CDS encoding thioesterase family protein, producing MRGLKKFRQRVRPEWIDYNGHLSEAYYVLVFGFATDAVMEQIGLDETYRTETGCSLYTVEAHVRYLREVPPESDLVVTTRIVGGGAKKLRLCHEMVVDGVLVATEEILALHVDSARGRSASFPDKVAARIAELAEEPPEYAGRAIG from the coding sequence ATGAGGGGACTGAAGAAGTTCCGGCAGCGCGTCCGCCCGGAGTGGATCGACTACAACGGCCACCTCAGCGAGGCCTACTACGTCCTGGTGTTCGGGTTCGCCACCGACGCGGTGATGGAACAGATCGGGCTCGACGAGACCTACCGCACCGAGACGGGGTGCTCCCTCTACACCGTCGAGGCGCACGTCCGGTACCTGCGCGAGGTGCCACCCGAGTCCGACCTGGTGGTCACCACGCGGATCGTCGGCGGCGGCGCGAAGAAGCTGCGTCTGTGCCACGAGATGGTCGTGGACGGCGTGCTGGTGGCGACCGAGGAGATCCTCGCGCTGCACGTCGACAGCGCGCGGGGACGGTCGGCATCGTTCCCCGATAAGGTCGCCGCGCGCATCGCGGAGCTGGCCGAGGAGCCGCCGGAGTACGCGGGCCGGGCGATCGGCTGA
- a CDS encoding 3-hydroxyacyl-CoA dehydrogenase NAD-binding domain-containing protein, with translation MNHNTASPADVRRVACIGAGVIGGGWVAHFLARGYHVTAWDPAADAEAKLRRLVDAAWPALTELGLADGASRDNLTIAPTLEAAVSGAEFVQESAPEDLALKRDLLARIDAATPAGVVISSSTSGYGMTEMQADCPAPQRLVVGHPFNPPYLIPLVEVVGGERTERWAVEWASEFFEVAGKSVITMDREVPGFIANRLQEAIWREALHMVANGEATVEQIDASITEGPGLRWPLLGPCLTFHLAGGEGGMAHMLDHFGPSLKSPWTRLEAPELTEELRDRMVKGCEDAADGRSIAELVAERDRAVIAVMRAVENVRKGGS, from the coding sequence TTGAACCACAACACCGCCTCCCCCGCCGACGTACGCCGTGTCGCCTGCATCGGCGCCGGGGTCATCGGTGGCGGCTGGGTCGCGCACTTCCTGGCGCGCGGCTACCACGTCACCGCGTGGGACCCCGCCGCCGACGCCGAGGCCAAGCTGCGCAGGCTCGTCGACGCGGCGTGGCCCGCGCTCACCGAGCTCGGGCTCGCCGACGGCGCGTCCCGCGACAACCTGACGATCGCCCCGACGCTGGAGGCCGCGGTCTCCGGCGCCGAGTTCGTGCAGGAGAGCGCGCCCGAGGACCTGGCGCTCAAGCGGGACCTGCTGGCCCGCATCGACGCGGCCACCCCGGCCGGCGTCGTCATCTCGTCGTCGACCTCCGGCTACGGGATGACCGAGATGCAGGCGGACTGCCCGGCACCGCAGCGCCTGGTGGTCGGCCACCCGTTCAACCCGCCGTACCTCATCCCGCTGGTGGAGGTCGTCGGCGGCGAGCGGACCGAGCGCTGGGCCGTCGAGTGGGCCTCGGAGTTCTTCGAGGTCGCGGGCAAGTCGGTGATCACGATGGACCGCGAGGTGCCCGGCTTCATCGCCAACCGCCTGCAGGAGGCGATCTGGCGGGAGGCGCTGCACATGGTCGCCAACGGGGAGGCGACCGTCGAGCAGATCGACGCCTCGATCACCGAGGGACCCGGGCTCCGGTGGCCGCTGCTGGGTCCGTGCCTGACCTTCCACCTCGCCGGCGGCGAGGGCGGGATGGCCCACATGCTCGACCACTTCGGTCCGTCGCTGAAGTCACCGTGGACCCGGCTGGAGGCCCCGGAGCTGACCGAGGAGCTGCGGGACCGGATGGTCAAGGGCTGCGAGGATGCCGCGGACGGCCGCAGCATCGCCGAGCTGGTCGCCGAGCGCGACCGCGCCGTGATCGCGGTCATGCGGGCGGTCGAGAACGTGCGGAAGGGCGGGTCATGA
- a CDS encoding 3-keto-5-aminohexanoate cleavage protein, whose product MNNEVIITAALTGAGDTVGKSEHVPVTPEQIAASAVDAANAGAAVVHIHVRNVETGQGSREVSLYREVVERIKETGVDVVINLTAGMGGDLVIDQEDPLKPVDGTDLVNGLDRLPHVEELLPDICTMDCGSLNFGEGSQLYISTPDMLRAGAKRIQELGVKPEMEIFDTGQLWFATKLIEEGLIDAPPLFQLCMGIPYGAPADPGVLQAMVNMLPEGANWASFAIGRNQMPWVAQSALLGGQVRVGLEDNLYLSKGVKATNAQLVERAVTLLEAMGSRIATPDQARAKLGLRKR is encoded by the coding sequence ATGAACAACGAAGTGATCATCACCGCTGCCCTGACCGGCGCCGGCGACACCGTCGGCAAGAGCGAGCACGTGCCGGTCACCCCCGAGCAGATCGCGGCCTCCGCGGTCGACGCCGCCAACGCGGGCGCCGCCGTCGTGCACATCCACGTGCGCAACGTCGAGACCGGCCAGGGCTCCCGCGAGGTCTCGCTGTACCGCGAGGTCGTCGAGCGGATCAAGGAGACCGGGGTGGACGTGGTCATCAACCTCACCGCGGGCATGGGCGGTGACCTGGTCATCGACCAGGAGGACCCGCTCAAGCCGGTGGACGGCACCGACCTGGTCAACGGCCTGGACCGGCTGCCCCACGTCGAGGAGCTGCTGCCCGACATCTGCACGATGGACTGCGGCTCGCTGAACTTCGGCGAGGGCAGCCAGCTCTACATCAGCACCCCGGACATGCTGCGCGCGGGCGCCAAGCGCATCCAGGAGCTCGGCGTGAAGCCCGAGATGGAGATCTTCGACACCGGTCAGCTGTGGTTCGCCACCAAGCTGATCGAGGAGGGCCTCATCGACGCGCCGCCGCTCTTCCAGCTCTGCATGGGAATTCCCTACGGCGCACCGGCGGACCCCGGCGTGCTGCAGGCGATGGTGAACATGCTGCCCGAGGGTGCCAACTGGGCGAGCTTCGCCATCGGCCGCAACCAGATGCCGTGGGTGGCGCAGTCCGCCCTGCTCGGCGGGCAGGTCCGGGTCGGGCTGGAGGACAACCTGTACCTGAGCAAGGGCGTCAAGGCCACCAACGCCCAGCTCGTCGAGCGCGCCGTCACGCTGCTGGAGGCCATGGGCTCGCGCATCGCCACCCCGGACCAGGCGCGCGCCAAGCTCGGCCTGAGGAAGCGCTGA
- a CDS encoding TetR/AcrR family transcriptional regulator, with protein MQDTTAELRQRVRDVSRRYPGSQRAFAEQIGLDATKLSKSLTGTRRFTPAELTRIAEVTGVTVNWLINGGDDAETAVAVPRRSARSEQGPGGSGDAGRYQQILDAAWHLIAERGYHSVRVSDVAQACGTSAATIHYYFPGRRDLLIETLRYSVKLAFDRQVAELHSISDAHERLLRLVELQLPTEGLLRSEWSIWLQVWNESALDPDLQVLHSDSYTRWHDTIARTIREGQQQGVFTDRDAEELTVTLTALIDGLGVQVLAGRPGRTVRRMRQVLRDFVEREIARH; from the coding sequence GTGCAGGACACGACGGCGGAGCTACGCCAGCGGGTGCGGGACGTGTCGCGCCGGTACCCGGGGAGCCAACGCGCCTTCGCCGAGCAGATCGGCCTGGACGCCACCAAGCTCTCCAAGTCGCTGACCGGGACCAGGCGCTTCACCCCGGCCGAGCTGACCAGGATCGCCGAGGTCACCGGCGTCACGGTGAACTGGCTGATCAACGGCGGCGACGACGCGGAGACCGCGGTGGCCGTGCCCCGCCGCTCGGCGCGCTCCGAGCAGGGGCCCGGAGGCTCCGGCGACGCCGGTCGCTACCAGCAGATCCTCGACGCCGCGTGGCACCTGATCGCCGAGCGCGGCTACCACTCGGTGCGGGTCTCCGACGTCGCCCAGGCGTGCGGGACCAGCGCGGCGACCATCCACTACTACTTCCCCGGCAGGCGGGACCTGCTCATCGAGACGCTGCGCTACTCGGTGAAGCTGGCCTTCGACCGCCAGGTCGCCGAACTGCACAGCATCTCCGACGCCCACGAGCGGCTGCTCCGGCTGGTGGAGCTGCAGCTGCCCACCGAGGGGCTGCTCAGGTCGGAGTGGTCGATCTGGCTGCAGGTCTGGAACGAGAGTGCGCTCGACCCGGACCTGCAGGTGCTGCACAGCGACTCCTACACCCGCTGGCACGACACCATCGCCCGCACCATCCGGGAGGGCCAGCAGCAGGGCGTGTTCACCGACCGGGACGCCGAGGAGCTGACGGTCACACTGACCGCGCTCATCGACGGCCTGGGCGTCCAGGTGCTCGCCGGCAGGCCGGGCCGCACGGTGCGGCGGATGCGCCAGGTGCTCCGCGACTTCGTCGAGCGCGAGATCGCGCGGCACTGA
- a CDS encoding MFS transporter has protein sequence MAETGAAGAVTAQARDRRWHALAICLVAGFMTLLDVSIVNVALPSMQQGLDAPPIALAWIVSGYALTFGLVLVPAGRLGDDRGRGRMFVIALLAFTVASALAGFAQNALWLVIARLLQGAAAGMLNPQVLGLMQQLFHGRDRGRAFGLFGAVVGLSTAIGPLLGGVILQFAGNENGWRWVFFVNLPIGAIALVYALRVLPRDGRAERPHNLDLVGVVLLGAGLLCLLLPLVEHSESPWYLLAAAPVLLALFVAWEHWCRMRGHAPLVDLRLLRIGSYSFGTMLGLLYFGGFTSIFFVLAVYFQRGLGYSPLEAGLAMTPFAVGSAVSSAVSGRIVYRMGRTLVLIGLVGALAGLLATDVLLGMHFGRLAGLVSALPLLVAGVGSGMVISPNQTVTLSEVDTAQGGTAAGVQQTAQRIGTALGTATASGLFFGALESGGYDEAISSGLVVSVCFVAAALVLGIAERLVVMRRAR, from the coding sequence GTGGCGGAGACCGGAGCGGCCGGCGCGGTGACCGCGCAGGCGCGTGACCGCAGGTGGCACGCCCTGGCGATCTGCCTGGTCGCGGGCTTCATGACGTTGCTCGACGTCAGCATCGTCAACGTCGCCCTGCCGTCGATGCAGCAGGGACTCGACGCACCGCCGATCGCGCTGGCCTGGATCGTCTCCGGTTACGCGCTGACCTTCGGCCTCGTGCTGGTACCGGCCGGACGGCTCGGCGACGACCGCGGGCGGGGCCGAATGTTCGTCATCGCGCTGCTGGCCTTCACCGTGGCCAGCGCGCTGGCCGGGTTCGCGCAGAACGCGCTGTGGCTGGTCATCGCCCGGCTGCTGCAGGGCGCGGCGGCCGGCATGCTCAACCCGCAGGTCTTGGGGCTGATGCAGCAGCTCTTCCACGGCAGGGACCGGGGGCGGGCGTTCGGCCTGTTCGGCGCCGTGGTCGGCCTGTCCACCGCGATCGGCCCGCTGCTGGGCGGGGTGATCCTGCAGTTCGCGGGCAACGAGAACGGCTGGCGCTGGGTCTTCTTCGTGAACCTGCCGATCGGGGCGATCGCGCTGGTGTACGCGCTGCGGGTGCTGCCGCGCGACGGCCGCGCCGAGCGCCCGCACAACCTCGACCTGGTGGGCGTGGTGCTCCTCGGTGCCGGCCTGCTGTGCCTGCTGCTGCCATTGGTGGAGCACTCGGAGTCGCCGTGGTACCTGCTGGCCGCCGCCCCGGTGCTGCTGGCGTTGTTCGTGGCGTGGGAGCACTGGTGCCGGATGCGCGGGCACGCGCCGCTGGTCGACCTGCGGCTGCTCCGGATCGGCAGCTACTCGTTCGGCACCATGCTGGGGCTGCTCTACTTCGGCGGTTTCACCAGCATCTTCTTCGTGCTCGCGGTGTACTTCCAGCGCGGGCTCGGCTACTCGCCGCTGGAGGCGGGTCTTGCGATGACGCCGTTCGCGGTGGGCTCGGCGGTGTCGTCGGCGGTCAGCGGGCGCATCGTCTACCGCATGGGCCGCACGCTCGTGCTCATCGGCCTGGTCGGAGCCCTGGCCGGGTTGCTGGCCACCGACGTGTTGCTGGGCATGCACTTCGGGCGGCTGGCCGGGCTGGTGAGCGCGTTGCCGCTGCTGGTCGCCGGTGTGGGCAGCGGCATGGTGATCTCGCCGAACCAGACCGTCACGCTCAGCGAGGTCGACACCGCCCAAGGGGGCACCGCCGCCGGTGTGCAGCAGACCGCCCAGCGCATCGGCACCGCACTGGGCACCGCGACCGCCTCGGGTCTGTTCTTCGGAGCCCTGGAGAGCGGCGGCTACGACGAGGCGATCTCCAGCGGGCTGGTCGTCTCGGTCTGCTTCGTGGCCGCCGCGCTCGTCCTCGGCATCGCCGAGCGGCTGGTCGTCATGCGCCGCGCGCGCTGA
- a CDS encoding amino acid permease, producing the protein MPVEDVLNRGRQGGLIRRLSGVDLVGIGIGIIIGTGVFTLAGIEAKDHAGPAVVLSFVIGGVVAALAAVCYAELTSAVPTAGSAYTYAYATIGEVFAWIIGWDLLLEFALGAAVVSRSWSGYVSNLLGLPPEYFGEDATVNVGAMLIIAVLTVVAVAGIRESAWVTNALVVVKVSVCVLVVVAGLFFVRGANLVPFVPPAQPAEEGASLLEQPLVQALLGMDQSVYGFGGVLTAAAIVFFAYTGFEALANLGEETKRPRRDLPIGLLGSLAICTVLYVAVALVLSAMVPYQQIDEGAPLAAAFQSVGVPWVAGLISLGAVTGLTSVMMVELVTIGRIGFAMSRDGLLPRKLSQVHPRWGTPHRMTIGGALVIMLLAGFVPISELADMVSIGALSGFVIVTLAVPVLRRRRPDLERPFRVPFSPWLPILAAVACLYLMSNLDVITWLRFGAWLVLGMAIYLLYGRRHSGLATAARK; encoded by the coding sequence ATGCCAGTCGAAGACGTGCTCAACCGCGGTCGGCAGGGCGGCCTGATCCGGCGCCTGTCCGGGGTGGACCTGGTCGGCATCGGCATCGGCATCATCATCGGGACCGGGGTGTTCACCCTCGCCGGCATCGAGGCCAAGGACCACGCCGGTCCGGCGGTCGTGCTCTCGTTCGTCATCGGCGGCGTGGTCGCGGCGCTGGCTGCCGTCTGCTACGCGGAGCTGACCTCCGCGGTGCCCACCGCGGGCAGCGCCTACACCTACGCCTACGCCACCATCGGCGAGGTGTTCGCCTGGATCATCGGGTGGGACCTGCTGCTGGAGTTCGCGCTCGGCGCGGCGGTGGTGTCGCGAAGCTGGTCGGGCTACGTCTCCAACCTGCTCGGGCTGCCGCCGGAGTACTTCGGCGAGGACGCGACGGTCAACGTCGGCGCGATGCTGATCATCGCGGTCCTGACCGTGGTCGCGGTCGCCGGCATCCGCGAGTCGGCCTGGGTCACCAACGCGCTGGTCGTGGTCAAGGTCTCGGTCTGCGTGCTGGTGGTCGTAGCCGGGCTGTTCTTCGTCCGCGGCGCCAACCTGGTGCCGTTCGTGCCGCCCGCGCAGCCCGCCGAGGAGGGCGCGAGCCTGCTGGAGCAACCGCTGGTCCAGGCGCTGCTGGGGATGGACCAGTCGGTCTACGGCTTCGGCGGGGTGCTCACCGCCGCCGCAATCGTCTTCTTCGCCTACACCGGGTTCGAGGCGCTGGCCAACCTGGGCGAGGAGACCAAGCGCCCCCGGCGCGACCTGCCGATCGGCCTGCTCGGGAGCCTGGCGATCTGCACCGTGCTGTACGTGGCGGTCGCGCTCGTGCTCAGCGCGATGGTCCCCTACCAGCAGATCGACGAGGGCGCCCCGCTGGCGGCGGCCTTCCAGTCGGTGGGCGTGCCGTGGGTCGCCGGCCTCATCTCGCTGGGCGCCGTCACCGGCCTGACCTCGGTGATGATGGTCGAGCTGGTCACCATCGGGCGCATCGGCTTCGCGATGAGCCGGGACGGCCTGCTGCCGCGCAAGCTCTCCCAGGTCCACCCGCGCTGGGGCACGCCGCACCGGATGACCATCGGCGGGGCGCTGGTGATCATGCTGCTGGCCGGCTTCGTGCCGATCTCCGAGCTCGCCGACATGGTCAGCATCGGGGCGCTGTCCGGGTTCGTGATCGTCACCCTGGCCGTGCCGGTTCTGCGCAGGCGCAGGCCGGACCTGGAGCGGCCGTTCCGGGTGCCCTTCTCGCCGTGGCTGCCGATCCTGGCCGCGGTGGCGTGCCTCTACCTGATGTCGAACCTCGACGTCATCACCTGGCTGCGCTTCGGCGCCTGGCTGGTGCTGGGCATGGCGATCTACCTGCTCTACGGCCGCCGCCACTCCGGGCTGGCCACCGCCGCGCGGAAGTGA